One segment of Vidua macroura isolate BioBank_ID:100142 chromosome 24, ASM2450914v1, whole genome shotgun sequence DNA contains the following:
- the BRPF3 gene encoding bromodomain and PHD finger-containing protein 3 isoform X1 → MGIVAPEGLTPELGLWTTGMRKPRRRCRQHLEGRRSPSPYSLKCSPTRETLTYAQAQRIVEVDIDGRLHRISIYDPLKLITEDELTAQDITECNSNKENSEQPLFTSKSKKTLSRGKKKESCSKHAPGISLHLPQPKFRVVDSFSQPDAPPLPAAYYRYIEKPPEDLDGEVEYDMDEEDLAWLEMVNEKRRADGYGTVSADTFELLVDRLEKESYLESRNNGAQQSLIDEDAFCCVCMDDECHNSNVILFCDICNLAVHQECYGVPYIPEGQWLCRCCLQSPSRPVDCVLCPNKGGAFKQTSDGRWAHVVCAIWIPEVCFANTVFLEPIEGINNIPPARWKLTCCICKQKGMGAAIQCHKVNCYTAFHVTCAQRAGLFMKIEPMRETSINGTTFTVRKTAYCESHSPPGTVRRGCPAAGGDWQEVTVKEEEEEEANSGPPKGSVKKNQVKLKQKIKKEPGDVTKGRSSMPVVTVAQIPSYRLNKICSGLSLQRKNQFMQRLHNYWLLKRQARNGVPLIRRLHSHLQSQRNTEQKEQDEKTSAVKEELKYWQKLRHDLERARLLIELIRKREKLKREQVKVQQAAMELQLTPFNVLLRTTLDLLQEKDAAQIFTEPVNLNEVPDYLEFISNPMDFSTMRRKLESHLYRTLDEFEEDFNLIVANCMRYNAKDTIFHRAAVRLRDLGGAILRHARRQADSIGFDTGVGIHLPESPKPHDFYRFSWEDVDNILVPENRAHLSLEAQLKELLEKLDTVSTMRSSGARTRRIRLLRREINSIRHKLAQQQSKALPNGDTVPREGLETTSREGDEEGEKADGAKLAYPPTLEPTGPAPTLSELDSLQDPPTLKPISESRSLNQLQRRMVSDRELFDKKALQQESQAFQRLLSSNNGLNGLALPPADSPASPALSSVGRRTSVLFKKAKNGVKLQRGLECSLENGEEHRQGGQHSPSCPDRERQARKRSALGTGLVLEACSGLMPPKRSRGKPALSRVPLLEGVNGDSDFSGSGRPLLMSFESQAELEPLELVWAKCRGYPSYPALIIDPKMPREGLLHNGVPIPVPPLDVLKLGEQRQTEAGEKLFLVLFFDNKRTWQWLPRDKVFPLGVDDTVDKLKMMEGRKTSIRKSVQVAYDRAMIHLSRVQGDNPFMPATYL, encoded by the exons ATGGGAATtgtggctccagaggggctaACGCCAGAGCTC GGTCTCTGGACCACAGGGATGAGGAAGCCTCGGAGGAGGTGCCGGCAGCACTTGGAGGGGAGGCGTTCTCCCTCGCCCTACAGCCTCAAGTGCTCGCCCACCCGCGAGACGCTGACCTACGCGCAGGCCCAGCGCATCGTGGAGGTGGACATCGACGGGCGGCTCCATCGCATCAGCATCTACGACCCCCTGAAGCTCATCACCGAGGACGAGCTGACAGCCCAGGACATCACCGAGTGCAACAGCAACAAGGAGAACAGTGAGCAGCCCCTCTTCACTTCCAAATCTAAGAAAACGCTTTCCAGAGGCAAGAAGAAGGAGTCCTGCTCCAAGCACGCGCCAGGGATATCTTTGCACTTGCCCCAGCCCAAGTTCCGTGTGGTGGACTCCTTCAGCCAGCCAGAtgctcctcccctccctgctgcctaCTACCGGTACATTGAAAAGCCTCCCGAGGACCTCGACGGAGAAGTGGAGTATGACATGGATGAGGAGGATCTGGCATGGCTGGAGATGGTCAACGAGAAGAGAAGGGCCGATGGCTATGGGACAGTTTCTGCTGACACTTTTGAGCTGCTGGTGGATCGGTTGGAAAAGGAGTCGTACCTTGAGAGCCGGAACAACGGGGCTCAGCAGTCCCTCATCGATGAGGATGCCTTCTGCTGTGTCTGCATGGACGATGAGTGTCACAACAGCAATGTCATCCTGTTCTGTGACATTTGCAATCTGGCCGTGCACCAGGAGTGTTACGGTGTGCCCTACATCCCTGAGGGGCAGTGGCTTTGCCGCTGCTGTTTACAGTCCCCTTCTCGCCCTGTGGATTGTGTCCTTTGCCCAAACAAAGGGGGAGCCTTCAAGCAGACCAGCGATGGCCGCTGGGCTCACGTGGTCTGTGCCATCTGGATCCCAGAGGTCTGCTTTGCAAACACTGTGTTCCTGGAGCCCATCGAAGGGATCAATAACATCCCTCCAGCTCGGTGGAAGCTCACATGCTGTATCTGCAAGCAGAAGGGCATGGGAGCTGCTATCCAATGCCACAAGGTGAACTGTTACACTGCCTTCCACGTCACCTGTGCACAGAGAGCCGGTCTCTTCATGAAGATTGAGCCCATGAGGGAGACCAGCATCAACGGCACGACGTTCACCGTGCGCAAGACTGCCTACTGTGAGAGCCACTCCCCGCCTGGCACGGTGAGAAGAGGGTGtccagctgctggtggtgatTGGCAGGAGGTCACtgtgaaggaggaggaagaggaggaagccAATTCTGGCCCTCCCAAAGGGTCTGTGAAGAAGAACCAAGTGAAATTGAAACAAAAGATCAAAAAGGAGCCTGGTGACGTGACCAAAGGGCGTTCGTCCATGCCCGTGGTGACCGTTGCACAAATTCCCTCTTACAG gctgaacaagATCTGCAGTGggctctccctgcagaggaagAACCAGTTCATGCAGAGGCTGCACAACTACTGGCTGCTGAAGCGGCAGGCGAGGAACGGCGTGCCCCTGATCCGGCGGCTGCACTCGCACCTGCAGTCCCAGAGGAACACCGAGCAG aaggagcaggatgagAAGACGAGTGCAGTGAAGGAGGAGCTGAAGTACTGGCAGAAGCTCCGGCATGACTTGGAGCGGGCTCGGCTGCTCATCGAGCTCATCCGAAAGAGGGAAAAGCTCAAAAGGGAGCAG GTGAAGGTGCAGCAGGCTGccatggagctgcagctgacCCCTTTCAATGTCCTGCTCCGCACAACCCTGGacctgctgcaggaaaaggatGCTGCCCAGATCTTCACAGAGCCTGTTAACCTGAACGAG GTTCCAGATTACCTGGAATTCATTTCCAACCCAATGGATTTTTCCACCATGAGGCGGAAGCTGGAGTCCCACCTGTACCGAACCTTGGATGAGTTTGAGGAAGACTTTAACCTTATAGTTGCCAACTGCATGAGGTATAATGCTAAAGACACGATTTTCCACCGAGCAGCTGTCCGGCTCCGGGACCTCGGGGGAGCGATTTTGCGTCACGCGCGGCGCCAGGCCGACAGCATCGGCTTTGACACTGGCGTGGGGATTCACCTGCCTGAGTCGCCCAAGCCCCACGACTTTTACCGCTTTTCTTGGGAGGATG TGGATAACATCCTGGTCCCGGAGAACCGGGCTCACCTGTCGCTGGAGGCGCAactgaaggagctgctggagaagctggacACGGTGAGCACCATGCGCTCCAGCGGCGCCCGGACGCGGCGCATCCGGCTCCTGCGGCGCGAGATCAACTCCATCCGCCACAAActggcccagcagcagagcaaggcCCTGCCCAACGGGGACACTGTGCCACGGGAGGGGCTGGAGACAACATCCAGGGAAGGGGATGAGGAAGGGGAGAAAG CAGATGGTGCCAAGCTCGCGTACCCTCCGACCCTGGAGCCCACAGGACCCGCACCCACCCTCTCAGAGCTGGACTCTCTGCAGGACCCTCCAACGCTCAAACCCATCAGTGAAAGCAGGTCCCTGAaccagctgcagaggaggatgGTGTCAGACAGGGAGCTCTTCGACAAGaaggctctgcagcaggagagccagGCTTTCCAACGCCTGCTGTCGTCCAACAACGGCCTCAACGGCCTGGCCCTGCCCCCTGcagacagccctgccagccccgccCTCAGCAGCGTGGGCCGGCGGACATCggtcctttttaaaaaagccaagaaCGGTGTGAAGCTGCAGAGGGGTCTGGAGTGCTCCCTGGAGAACGGGgaggagcacaggcagggcgGGCAGCACTCACCCTCCTGCCCCGACAGGGAGCGGCAGGCGCGGAAACgctctgccctgggcactgGGCTGGTGTTGGAAGCCTGCAG TGGTCTGATGCCTCCCAAGCGGAGCCGAGGGAAGCCGGCTCTTTCTCGGGTGCCCCTCTTGGAGGGTGTGAATGGAGACTCTGATTTCAGTGGCTCAG GCAGGCCTCTCCTGATGTCCTTTGagagccaggctgagctggagccccTGGAGCTGGTGTGGGCCAAGTGCCGTGGTTATCCCTCCTACCCTGCCTTG atTATCGACCCCAAGATGCCGCGCGAGGGTTTGCTGCACAAcggagtccccatccctgtgcccccctTGGATGTCCTGaagctgggggagcagaggcagaCAGAGGCAGGAGAAAAGCTCTTCCTTGTCCTTTTCTTTGACAACAAGAGGACCTG gcagtggctGCCACGGGACAAAGTCTTTCCCCTGGGCGTGGATGACACCGTGGACAAGCTGAAGATGATGGAGGGACGCAAAACCAGCATCCGCAAGTCGGTGCAGGTGGCCTACGACCGAGCCATGATCCACCTGAGCCGAGTGCAGGGGGACAACCCCTTCATGCCAGCCACCTACCTgtga
- the TBC1D22B gene encoding TBC1 domain family member 22B gives MAAESGRQFWKRSAKLPGSIQPVYGAQHPPLDSRLTKNFIKDRSKASGLPMKSKKASSFHEFARSTSDAWDIGDDEDEDFSSSSSSSLQTLNSKVAKATAAQVLENHSKLRVKPERCQPALGDLPTNCKVIKSSSEAQLSRTSEEACVRSPLQKQQSLPLRPVIPLVARISDQNASGAPPMTVREKTRLEKFRQLLSSRNTDLDELRKCSWPGVPREVRPVTWRLLSGYLPANSERRKLTLQRKREEYFGFIQQYYDSRNEEHHQDTYRQIHIDIPRTNPLIPLFQQPLVQEIFERILFIWAIRHPASGYVQGINDLVTPFFVVFLSEHVEEDVENFDVTNLSQDVLRSIEADSFWCMSKLLDGIQDNYTFAQPGIQKKVKALEELVSRIDEQVHNHFRKYEVEYLQFAFRWMNNLLMRELPLRCTIRLWDTYQSEPEGFSHFHLYVCAAFLIKWRKEILDEEDFQGLLMLLQNLPTIHWGNEEIGLLLAEAYRLKYMFADAPNHYRR, from the exons ATGGCGGCCGAGAGCGGCAGGCAGTTCTGGAAGCGGAGCGCCAAGCTGCCGGGCAG CATTCAGCCTGTCTATGGAGCACAGCATCCTCCACTGGATTCCCGGCTCACCAAAAA CTTCATCAAGGACCGCTCCAAGGCCAGTGGGCTGCCCATGAAAAGCAAGAAGGCCTCCAGCTTCCACGAGTTTGCCCGCAGTACCAGCGACGCCTGGGACATCGGGGATGATGAAGACGAGgacttctcctcctcctcctcgtcctcttTGCAAACTCTGAACTCTAAAGTGGCCAAGGCCACGGCAGCGCAGGTTCTGGAGAACCACAGCAAGCTGCGGGTGAAGCCCGAGCGGTGCCAGCCTGCCCTCGGGGACCTGCCCACCAACTgcaaggtcatcaagtccagcaGCGAGGCCCAGCTCTCCAGGACCTCTG AGGAGGCCTGTGTGCGGAGCcccctgcagaagcagcagtcCCTCCCCCTCCGGCCTGTCATTCCCCTCGTGGCTCGAATCTCTGACCAAAACGCCTCCGGGGCTCCCCCCATGACCGTGCGGGAGAAAACGCGCCTGGAGAAGTTCCGGCAGCTCCTTTCCAGCCGCAACACCGACCTGG ATGAGCTGAGAAAATGCAGCTGGCCTGGTGTGCCCCGAGAGGTCCGGCCTGTGACGTGGAGACTGCTGTCA GGCTACCTCCCCGCCAACTCGGAGCGCCGCAAGCTGACCCTGCAGCGGAAAAGGGAGGAGTACTTCGGCTTCATCCAGCAGTACTACGACTCCCGGAACGAGGAGCACCACCAGGACACCTACAGACAG ATCCACATTGACATTCCAAGGACCAACCCACTCATTCCCCTCTTCCAGCAGCCACTCGTCCAGGAG ATTTTTGAGAGAATCCTGTTTATCTGGGCCATTCGCCACCCAGCCAGCGGCTATGTGCAGGGCATCAATGACCTGGTCACCCCGTTCTTTGTTGTGTTCCTCTCTGAGCATGTTG AGGAGGATGTGGAAAACTTTGATGTGACAAACCTGTCCCAGGATGTTTTACGGAGCATTGAAGCCGACAGCTTTTGGTGCATGAGCAAGCTGCTGGATGGGATACAG GACAATTACACCTTTGCACAGCCAGGGATCCAGAAGAAAGTGAaagccctggaggagctggtCAGCCGGATCGATG AGCAGGTACATAATCACTTTAGGAAGTACGAGGTCGAGTACCTGCAGTTTGCCTTTCGCTGGATGAACAACCTGCTCATGAGGGAGCTGCCCCTCCGCTGCACCATCCGCCTCTGGGACACCTACCAG TCAGAGCCAGAAGGATTCTCCCATTTCCACCTGTACGTCTGTGCTGCCTTCCTGATCAAGTGGCGGAAGGAGATCCTGGATGAGGAAGACTTCCAA GGCCTTTTGATGTTGCTACAAAACCTGCCCACGATACACTGGGGTAATGAAGAGattgggctgctgctggctgaagCCTACAGACTCAAGTACATGTTTGCAGATGCCCCCAACCATTACCGCCGATAG
- the BRPF3 gene encoding bromodomain and PHD finger-containing protein 3 isoform X2, translating into MRKPRRRCRQHLEGRRSPSPYSLKCSPTRETLTYAQAQRIVEVDIDGRLHRISIYDPLKLITEDELTAQDITECNSNKENSEQPLFTSKSKKTLSRGKKKESCSKHAPGISLHLPQPKFRVVDSFSQPDAPPLPAAYYRYIEKPPEDLDGEVEYDMDEEDLAWLEMVNEKRRADGYGTVSADTFELLVDRLEKESYLESRNNGAQQSLIDEDAFCCVCMDDECHNSNVILFCDICNLAVHQECYGVPYIPEGQWLCRCCLQSPSRPVDCVLCPNKGGAFKQTSDGRWAHVVCAIWIPEVCFANTVFLEPIEGINNIPPARWKLTCCICKQKGMGAAIQCHKVNCYTAFHVTCAQRAGLFMKIEPMRETSINGTTFTVRKTAYCESHSPPGTVRRGCPAAGGDWQEVTVKEEEEEEANSGPPKGSVKKNQVKLKQKIKKEPGDVTKGRSSMPVVTVAQIPSYRLNKICSGLSLQRKNQFMQRLHNYWLLKRQARNGVPLIRRLHSHLQSQRNTEQKEQDEKTSAVKEELKYWQKLRHDLERARLLIELIRKREKLKREQVKVQQAAMELQLTPFNVLLRTTLDLLQEKDAAQIFTEPVNLNEVPDYLEFISNPMDFSTMRRKLESHLYRTLDEFEEDFNLIVANCMRYNAKDTIFHRAAVRLRDLGGAILRHARRQADSIGFDTGVGIHLPESPKPHDFYRFSWEDVDNILVPENRAHLSLEAQLKELLEKLDTVSTMRSSGARTRRIRLLRREINSIRHKLAQQQSKALPNGDTVPREGLETTSREGDEEGEKADGAKLAYPPTLEPTGPAPTLSELDSLQDPPTLKPISESRSLNQLQRRMVSDRELFDKKALQQESQAFQRLLSSNNGLNGLALPPADSPASPALSSVGRRTSVLFKKAKNGVKLQRGLECSLENGEEHRQGGQHSPSCPDRERQARKRSALGTGLVLEACSGLMPPKRSRGKPALSRVPLLEGVNGDSDFSGSGRPLLMSFESQAELEPLELVWAKCRGYPSYPALIIDPKMPREGLLHNGVPIPVPPLDVLKLGEQRQTEAGEKLFLVLFFDNKRTWQWLPRDKVFPLGVDDTVDKLKMMEGRKTSIRKSVQVAYDRAMIHLSRVQGDNPFMPATYL; encoded by the exons ATGAGGAAGCCTCGGAGGAGGTGCCGGCAGCACTTGGAGGGGAGGCGTTCTCCCTCGCCCTACAGCCTCAAGTGCTCGCCCACCCGCGAGACGCTGACCTACGCGCAGGCCCAGCGCATCGTGGAGGTGGACATCGACGGGCGGCTCCATCGCATCAGCATCTACGACCCCCTGAAGCTCATCACCGAGGACGAGCTGACAGCCCAGGACATCACCGAGTGCAACAGCAACAAGGAGAACAGTGAGCAGCCCCTCTTCACTTCCAAATCTAAGAAAACGCTTTCCAGAGGCAAGAAGAAGGAGTCCTGCTCCAAGCACGCGCCAGGGATATCTTTGCACTTGCCCCAGCCCAAGTTCCGTGTGGTGGACTCCTTCAGCCAGCCAGAtgctcctcccctccctgctgcctaCTACCGGTACATTGAAAAGCCTCCCGAGGACCTCGACGGAGAAGTGGAGTATGACATGGATGAGGAGGATCTGGCATGGCTGGAGATGGTCAACGAGAAGAGAAGGGCCGATGGCTATGGGACAGTTTCTGCTGACACTTTTGAGCTGCTGGTGGATCGGTTGGAAAAGGAGTCGTACCTTGAGAGCCGGAACAACGGGGCTCAGCAGTCCCTCATCGATGAGGATGCCTTCTGCTGTGTCTGCATGGACGATGAGTGTCACAACAGCAATGTCATCCTGTTCTGTGACATTTGCAATCTGGCCGTGCACCAGGAGTGTTACGGTGTGCCCTACATCCCTGAGGGGCAGTGGCTTTGCCGCTGCTGTTTACAGTCCCCTTCTCGCCCTGTGGATTGTGTCCTTTGCCCAAACAAAGGGGGAGCCTTCAAGCAGACCAGCGATGGCCGCTGGGCTCACGTGGTCTGTGCCATCTGGATCCCAGAGGTCTGCTTTGCAAACACTGTGTTCCTGGAGCCCATCGAAGGGATCAATAACATCCCTCCAGCTCGGTGGAAGCTCACATGCTGTATCTGCAAGCAGAAGGGCATGGGAGCTGCTATCCAATGCCACAAGGTGAACTGTTACACTGCCTTCCACGTCACCTGTGCACAGAGAGCCGGTCTCTTCATGAAGATTGAGCCCATGAGGGAGACCAGCATCAACGGCACGACGTTCACCGTGCGCAAGACTGCCTACTGTGAGAGCCACTCCCCGCCTGGCACGGTGAGAAGAGGGTGtccagctgctggtggtgatTGGCAGGAGGTCACtgtgaaggaggaggaagaggaggaagccAATTCTGGCCCTCCCAAAGGGTCTGTGAAGAAGAACCAAGTGAAATTGAAACAAAAGATCAAAAAGGAGCCTGGTGACGTGACCAAAGGGCGTTCGTCCATGCCCGTGGTGACCGTTGCACAAATTCCCTCTTACAG gctgaacaagATCTGCAGTGggctctccctgcagaggaagAACCAGTTCATGCAGAGGCTGCACAACTACTGGCTGCTGAAGCGGCAGGCGAGGAACGGCGTGCCCCTGATCCGGCGGCTGCACTCGCACCTGCAGTCCCAGAGGAACACCGAGCAG aaggagcaggatgagAAGACGAGTGCAGTGAAGGAGGAGCTGAAGTACTGGCAGAAGCTCCGGCATGACTTGGAGCGGGCTCGGCTGCTCATCGAGCTCATCCGAAAGAGGGAAAAGCTCAAAAGGGAGCAG GTGAAGGTGCAGCAGGCTGccatggagctgcagctgacCCCTTTCAATGTCCTGCTCCGCACAACCCTGGacctgctgcaggaaaaggatGCTGCCCAGATCTTCACAGAGCCTGTTAACCTGAACGAG GTTCCAGATTACCTGGAATTCATTTCCAACCCAATGGATTTTTCCACCATGAGGCGGAAGCTGGAGTCCCACCTGTACCGAACCTTGGATGAGTTTGAGGAAGACTTTAACCTTATAGTTGCCAACTGCATGAGGTATAATGCTAAAGACACGATTTTCCACCGAGCAGCTGTCCGGCTCCGGGACCTCGGGGGAGCGATTTTGCGTCACGCGCGGCGCCAGGCCGACAGCATCGGCTTTGACACTGGCGTGGGGATTCACCTGCCTGAGTCGCCCAAGCCCCACGACTTTTACCGCTTTTCTTGGGAGGATG TGGATAACATCCTGGTCCCGGAGAACCGGGCTCACCTGTCGCTGGAGGCGCAactgaaggagctgctggagaagctggacACGGTGAGCACCATGCGCTCCAGCGGCGCCCGGACGCGGCGCATCCGGCTCCTGCGGCGCGAGATCAACTCCATCCGCCACAAActggcccagcagcagagcaaggcCCTGCCCAACGGGGACACTGTGCCACGGGAGGGGCTGGAGACAACATCCAGGGAAGGGGATGAGGAAGGGGAGAAAG CAGATGGTGCCAAGCTCGCGTACCCTCCGACCCTGGAGCCCACAGGACCCGCACCCACCCTCTCAGAGCTGGACTCTCTGCAGGACCCTCCAACGCTCAAACCCATCAGTGAAAGCAGGTCCCTGAaccagctgcagaggaggatgGTGTCAGACAGGGAGCTCTTCGACAAGaaggctctgcagcaggagagccagGCTTTCCAACGCCTGCTGTCGTCCAACAACGGCCTCAACGGCCTGGCCCTGCCCCCTGcagacagccctgccagccccgccCTCAGCAGCGTGGGCCGGCGGACATCggtcctttttaaaaaagccaagaaCGGTGTGAAGCTGCAGAGGGGTCTGGAGTGCTCCCTGGAGAACGGGgaggagcacaggcagggcgGGCAGCACTCACCCTCCTGCCCCGACAGGGAGCGGCAGGCGCGGAAACgctctgccctgggcactgGGCTGGTGTTGGAAGCCTGCAG TGGTCTGATGCCTCCCAAGCGGAGCCGAGGGAAGCCGGCTCTTTCTCGGGTGCCCCTCTTGGAGGGTGTGAATGGAGACTCTGATTTCAGTGGCTCAG GCAGGCCTCTCCTGATGTCCTTTGagagccaggctgagctggagccccTGGAGCTGGTGTGGGCCAAGTGCCGTGGTTATCCCTCCTACCCTGCCTTG atTATCGACCCCAAGATGCCGCGCGAGGGTTTGCTGCACAAcggagtccccatccctgtgcccccctTGGATGTCCTGaagctgggggagcagaggcagaCAGAGGCAGGAGAAAAGCTCTTCCTTGTCCTTTTCTTTGACAACAAGAGGACCTG gcagtggctGCCACGGGACAAAGTCTTTCCCCTGGGCGTGGATGACACCGTGGACAAGCTGAAGATGATGGAGGGACGCAAAACCAGCATCCGCAAGTCGGTGCAGGTGGCCTACGACCGAGCCATGATCCACCTGAGCCGAGTGCAGGGGGACAACCCCTTCATGCCAGCCACCTACCTgtga
- the PHTF1 gene encoding protein PHTF1, with protein MACRDAISWYQKKIGAYDQQIWEKAVEQTQMKGFKNKPKKKGHIQPDLIDVDLISGSTFAKAKPEIPWTSLTRKGIVRVVFFPLFSQWWIQVTSQRIFMWLLVLYVMQVVAVVLYFMVPVVSASEVMGPLCLMLLLGTVHCQIVSTQVNRPAGSNGLSRRRRKLRKPVGVDGNSWCSPDRTSKEEQSGSASLLTNLSSLLFQRRNRTVKLVAEKGTETESGVSAVGDGIKPRQARSEHRLLHSKEKSKLSDGEKSHQDDGTNRDGASDELSSEEDAEAVARRILLRPSMEGASSDNSYEEKKRPLVSLNQAVSQVKQALKGARDSDSFVESELESTLYRQEPRACLSVGPRSCSGSRRDSESTRQDSETEDMLWDDLLHGPECRSSGTSDSEECSPCGDSRRDLKEDVFQQNHLFWLQNTSPASAKVSALIWEGNDCKKVDMSVLEISGIIMSRVNAHQQGVGYQMLGNIITIGLAFLPFLYRLFRTDNLEQLCSISLMELLHVFCGAPVSAPVLILSAINFLERLCLTWMFFFMMCVAERTYKQRFLFAKLFSHITSARKARKYEIPHFRLKKVENIKIWLSLRSYLKRRGPQRSVDVVVSSVFLLALSIAFICCAQVLKGHKTFLSAAYNWEFLMWEAALLLFLLCLASLGSETNKKYSNISILLTEQINLYLKMEKKPNKKEQLSLVNNVLKLSTKLLKELDSPFRLYGLTMNPLIYNITRVVILSAVSGVISDLLGFNIRLWKIKP; from the exons ATGGCCTGTCGCGATGCCATTTCATGGTACCAGAAGAAG ATCGGGGCCTACGACCAGCAGATATGGGAGAAGGCCGTGGAGCAGACCCAGATGAAG GGCTTCAAGAACAAGCCGAAGAAAAAGGGGCACATCCAGCCCGATCTGATCGACGTGGATCTGATCAGCG GCTCTACCTTTGCCAAAGCCAAGCCTGAAATTCCCTGGACATCGCTGACGAGGAAGGGAATTGTGAGAGTGGTGTTCTTCCCCTTGTTCAGCCAGTGGTGGATACAGGTCACTTCCCAGCGGATTTTTATGTGGCTCTTGGTGCTCTACGTTATGCAAG TGGTAGCAGTGGTGCTGTACTTCATGGTGCCTGTTGTGAGTGCCAGTGAAGTGATGGGACCCCTGTGCCttatgctgctgctggggacagttCACTGCCAGATCGTGTCCACCCAGGTGAACAGACCTGCAGGCAGCAACGGGCTGAGCCGGCGCCGCAG GAAGTTACGCAAACCTGTGGGTGTGGATGGGAACAGTTGGTGTTCTCCTGACAGAACCAGCAAGGAAGAGCAGTCTGGCTCTGCATCCCTGCTGACCAATTTATCCAGTCTGCTCTTCCAGAGGAG GAATAGAACAGTAAAGCTGGTAGCTGAGAAAGGGACTGAGACAGAAAGTGGTGTGAGTGCTGTGGGTGATGGCATCAAACCCAGACAGGCCAGATCTGAACACAGGCTGCTGCACTCCAAAGAGAAAAGTAAACTTTCTGATGGGGAGAAGAGCCATCAG GATGATGGCACCAACAGGGACGGTGCTTCTGACGAGCTGTCGAGCGAGGAGGACGCCGAGGCTGTGGCACGGAGGATCCTGCTACGCCCCAGCATGGAAGGGGCTTCCAGTGACAACAGCTACGAGGAGAAGAAGAGGCCTCTGGTTTCCCTCAACCAGGCTGTCTCACAG GTCAAGCAAGCCCTGAAAGGTGCCAGGGACTCTGACAGTTTTGTGGAGTCTGAACTGGAATCCACCTTATACAGGCAG gagcccagggcGTGCCTGAGCGTGGGGCCCCGGAGCTGCAGCGGGAGCCGGCGGGACTCGGAGAGCACCCGGCAGGACTCGGAGACCGAGGACATGCTGTGGGACGATCTCCTGCACGGCCCCGAGTGCCGCTCCTCCGGCACCAGCGACAGCGAGGAGTGCTCCCCCTGCGGGGACTCCCGCAGGGACCTGAAGGAAGACGTCTTCCAGCAG AACCATCTGTTTTGGCTTCAGAACACCAGCCCAGCATCTGCCAAAGTGAGTGCTCTGATCTGGGAAGGGAATGACTGCAAGAAGGTGGACATGTCCGTGCTGGAGATCAGTGGGATTATCATGAGCAGG GTTAATGCCCACCAGCAAGGAGTGGGGTATCAAATGCTGGGAAACATCATCACCATCGGATTGGCCTTTCTGCCGTTCCTCTACAGACTGTTCCGCACGGATaacctggagcagctctgctccatttctCTGATGGAGCTTCTGCACGTCTTCTGTGGAGCCCCTGTCAGCGCCCCTGTGCTCATCCTGTCTGCCATCAACTTTCTGGAAAGGCTGTGCTTAACCTGGATGTTTTTCTTCATGATGTGTGTTGCTGAGAGAACCTACAAACAG AGGTTTTTGTTTGCCAAGCTCTTCAGTCACATTACATCTGCTCGGAAAGCCAGGAAATATGAAATCCCTCACTTCAGGCTCAAGAAGGTGGAGAACATCAAGATCTGGTTGTCCCTTCGCTCCTACCTGAAG AGACGAGGCCCCCAGAGGTCTGTGGATGTTGTGGTGTCCTCAGTCTTTTTACTGGCTCTTTCAATTGCTTTTatctgctgtgcccag GTTCTTAAGGGTCACAAAACCTTTCTGAGTGCAGCTTACAACTGGGAGTTCCTGATGTGGGAGGCAGCACTGCTCCTCTTTCTGCTATGTCTGGCATCTCTGGGCTCTGAGACcaacaaaaaatacagcaacatTTCCATCCTGCTCACTGAGCAG ATAAACTTGTACCTGAAgatggagaagaagccaaacaAGAAGGAGCAGCTCTCTCTGGTGAACAATGTGCTGAAGCTGTCCACAAAGCTGCTGAAG GAATTGGATAGTCCATTCAGGCTGTATGGACTGACCATGAACCCACTGATCTACAACATCACACGGGTTGTCATCCTCTCTGCTGTCTCAGGAGTGATCAGTGACCTGCTGGGATTCAATATCAGA TTATGGAAAATCAAACCATGA